A region from the Acyrthosiphon pisum isolate AL4f chromosome A1, pea_aphid_22Mar2018_4r6ur, whole genome shotgun sequence genome encodes:
- the LOC100166845 gene encoding uncharacterized protein LOC100166845 isoform X6 translates to MDKMDKTKSSQTKRNMVESTDNKKKDVKKDQVKDKKQGKKNKPSDNEGNTNQGANQSFCEDQKGSKNIICKKDSEHERLDDDDEEGWCVQRNKKKTSHQSLSEEQEYHKNVQEKSKLSDSNSKQKKTHDNNNIDSHEVEDTHKSETKRRKRRRDKKKNSQEHNDIPDIDSSINDTFNETKVHDGNNIVHEENTLHLSNDDLAGRRDKKKKKNSQEPNDTSDLHSSIDDKFNETKVHDGNNFNLHEEETQHLSVNNDSKGPRDKYKNNNSQKQSRFSDACVLEEIDEDIFKLSKEYSLAHCVAEDLQMDAGIAVDFKNIFGGVGKLVDQKLKIGDVGIVKRHDQYAFYLVTKKTSNGKPTMITMEKALISLLNKMKEYNLTKLGIPTIRCGLDKLDWSDTKSLINKIFSGSGIHITVCVPSKLLDSKKSPRLTVYITPKNLWEMEIDTIIILFIDLEKTCNNNWTDHIVDKVDAKYPFKENLLRDIRNKKPDPGDIKIYNVKNEVITCIFTTENTYYGSLENGFKTIDHTLKGYKYLAIQSDSIDYPSDNFQRISWIVLISRSIIHSSELWLCGDVKQNNYKVYYDEYCKNILPMNNSFQYNSPSQNYNRYNDVRRSNFYTKEK, encoded by the exons ATGGACAAAatggacaaaacaaaaagttcTCAAACTAAAAG gaACATGGTAGAATCAACAGATAATAAAAAGAAAGATGTAAAGAAGGACCAAGTTAAAGATAAGAAACAAggcaaaaaaaataa aCCGAGTGACAATGAAGGTAACACAAATCAAGGCGCTAATCAATCTTTTTGTGAAGATCAAAAGGGttctaaaaacattatttgtaaaaaagaTTCGGAACACGAAAGATTGGACGATGATGACGAAGAAGG atggTGTgtacaaagaaataaaaaaaaaactagtcaCCAAAGTTTGAGTGAAGAACaagaatatcataaaaatgttcaagagAAGAGCAAATTGTCTGACTCAAATtccaaacagaaaaaaacacatgATAATAACAACATTGATTCACATGAGGTTGAGGATACACATAAATCAGAAACTAAAAGGAGAAAAAG aaggagggataaaaaaaaaaatagtcaagaGCATAACGATATTCCTGACATAGATTCATCcataaatgatacatttaatgAGACAAAAGTACATGATGGAAACAACATTGTGCATGAAGAAAATACACTACATTTATCAAATGATGATTTAGCAGG ACggagggataaaaaaaaaaaaaaaaatagtcaagaGCCCAACGATACTTCTGACTTACATTCATCCATAGATGATAAATTTAATGAGACAAAAGTACATGATGGAAACAACTTTAATTTGCATGAAGAAGAAACACAACATTTATCAGTAAATAATGATTCTAAAGG acCGAgggataaatacaaaaataacaatagtcaAAAGCAAAGCAGATTTTCTGATGCATG TGTTTTAGAGGAAATAGATgaagacattttcaaattatcaaaGGAATATTCTCTTGCTCATTGTGTTGCTGAAGACTTACAAATGGATGCGGGCATAGCTGTTGATTTCaa AAATATCTTTGGTGGTGTTGGTAAACTAGTTgatcagaaattaaaaataggagATGTTGGTATAGTTAAGCGCCACGatcaatatgcattttatttggtaacaaaaaaaactagtaaTGGTAAACCTACGATGATAACAATGGAAAAAGCGCTCATttcacttttaaataaaatgaaagaatacaatttaacaaaattaggaATACCAACAATTCGTTGTGGATTGGATAAACTTGATTGGTCTGATACAAAATCgctcataaataaaatattttctggatCTGGTATTCACATAACAGTATGTGTACCTTCAAAA ttattaGATTCGAAAAAATCGCCGAGATTAACAGTTTACATTACACCAAAAAATTTATGGGAGATGGAAATCGacaccattattattttatttattgacttaGAAAAAACATGCAACAATAATTGGACAGATCATATAGTAGATAAAGTTGACGCTAAATACCCATTCAaagaaaa tTTATTAAGAGATATCAGAAATAAAAAGCCTGACCCTGGTGACATAAAAATCTACAATGTTAAGAACGAAGTTATAACTTGTATATTTACCACTGAAAATACATATTACGGCTCTCTAGAAAATGGATTTAAAACCATAGATCACACACTCAAAGGATATAAGTATTTGGCTATTCAAAGTGATTCTATTGATTACCCTAGTGACAACTTTCAACGTATATCATGGATAGTATTAATATCTCGTTCGATTATTCACTCTTCTGAATTATGGTTATGTGGTGatgtcaaacaaaataattacaaggtgtattatgatgaatattgtaaaaatatactcCCAATGAATAATTCATTTCAATATAATTCTCCAAGTCAAAATTACAACAGATATAATGATGTTCGTCgtagtaatttttatacaaaagaaAAGTAA
- the LOC100168930 gene encoding oxidoreductase-like, with protein sequence MLPGIGVFGTGKVIEIIVPFLRDKGFKVEALWGRTMNEAEEAAKRLQIPFWTNKIDNVLLRKDVDLIFIVCSPNLHAQIAVKALGIGKHVLCDKPAGLCQSEAIKMVHAAQYYPSLISVVNHSLRFLPAFVQMKKQIIENKIGNVFLCDVKVQMGRLYGDNYNWLCDKTMGGGVLTLVGSHVIDLVTYLTDQKAIRVHGIVKTFNKDFKCMTGVRQVTSPDFCTFQMEMADRSLVTVTLNNHLAGTYIQEVLMCGTEGNLIVKGGDLYKDKDEVLYLDVEDLQKSDAINVVSADIMPRPCMKGLLKMISALREAFLPVEDKRGWVKEPVSSAATFEDSLYVQAVIDAIRSSSGNKEWVKVEVITEEPDPNPLLSAAVRKSGMSM encoded by the exons ATGTTGCCGGGTATTGGTGTTTTTGGAACAG GTAAAGTTATTGAAATAATCGTACCCTTTTTGCGTGATAAGGGTTTCAAAGTAGAAGCACTATGGGGACGTACTATGAATGAAGCTGAAGAAGCTGCTAAACGTCTTCAAATACCTTTCTGGACTAACAAAATCGATAATGTGCTTTTAAGAAAAGATGTAGATCTCATTTTTATTGTGTGCTCTCCAAATCTTCATGCACAAATAGCCGTCAAAGCATTGGGTATCGGGAAACATGTTCTGTGCGATAAGCCAGCTGGTTTATGCCAGAGTGAAGCTATTAAAATGGTACATGCTGCTCAATACTATCCTTCACTTATATCAGTTGTCAACCATAGTTTGAGATTCTTACCAGCATTTGTGCAAATGAAGAAACagattattgaaaacaaaattggaAATGTGTTTTTATGCGATGTCAAAGTACAAATGGGCCGTTTGTATGGGGATAATTATAACTGGTTATGTGATAAAACAATGGGCGGTGGGGTCTTGACTTTAGTCGGAAGTCATGTTATAGATTTGGTTACATATTTAACTGATCAAAAAGCTATCCGCGTTCATGGtattgttaaaacatttaataaagattttaagTGTATGACAGGTGTAAGGCAAGTGACTAGTCCAGACTTTTGTACTTTCCAAATGGAAATGGCTGACAGGTCTTTAGTTACAGTTACATTAAATAATCATCTTGCTGGAACTTATATCCAAGAAGTGCTTATGTGTGGCACTGAGGGTAATTTAATTGTCAAAGGTGGAGATTTATATAAGGACAAAGACGAAGTATTGTATTTGGATGTGGAAGACTTACAAAAGTCAGATGCGATAAATGTGGTTTCCGCGGATATCATGCCTAGACCTTGTATGAAGGGTTTACTAAAAATGATTAGTGCTTTAAGAGAGGCATTTTTGCCAGTTGAAGATAAAAGGGGTTGGGTAAAAGAACCAGTTTCATCCGCAGCCACTTTTGAAGACAGCTTGTATGTCCAAGCAGTGATTGATGCAATACGGTCTTCTAGTGGCAACAAAGAATGGGTTAAAGTTGAAGTAATCACAGAAGAACCAGATCCTAATCCTTTACTGAGCGCCGCTGTAAGAAAGAGTGGCATGTccatgtaa
- the LOC100164805 gene encoding uncharacterized protein LOC100164805 produces the protein MSNKKPPIPQCPTLPVEEEIEEDLKTIDETEAPLLTDDAKVLLESIGTEVLRNDLQETAQKLADNVDELEQTIATLDKKHNELMTCEKELEEIEEEIDRQIKEMNNYISEIQSNATPAVK, from the exons atgagTAATAAAAAACCTCCTATACCGCAATGTCCTACACTACCGGTAGAAGAAGAAATCGAagaagatttaaaaacaatagacGAAACAGAAGCTCCACTGTTGACAG aTGATGCTAAGGTTTTATTAGAATCCATTGGGACTGAAGTACTTAGAAATGATTTACAAGAAACAGCTCAAAAGCTCGCTGATAACGTGGATGAATTAGAACAAACAATTGCTACATTGGATAAAAAGCATAATGAATTGATGACTTGTGAGAAAGAATTGGAAGAAATTGAAGAAGAAATAGATAGACAGATTAAAGAAATGAATAA CTACATATCTGAAATTCAATCAAATGCTACTCCTGCAGTAAAGTAA